Proteins found in one Ornithorhynchus anatinus isolate Pmale09 chromosome 8, mOrnAna1.pri.v4, whole genome shotgun sequence genomic segment:
- the ORNANAV1R3228 gene encoding vomeronasal 1 receptor ornAnaV1R3228: MDIDVSQGVCYLSQTGVGILGNSLLVTLYLTSFLLGSKPKPTDLTIIHLALVHTVMLLTRWIVTAAGMLGLQLVRNDAECKLFAYLYRITWALSICTTFLLSAVQAITISPSTSFLFQLKVQIPNAIHPVLAILWIPNSLISTNLLFQMFASSSTTNMDANCYLVPINTLLQRLILTFMALRDILSLGLMSCCSGYMVLLLHRHRHQLQHVHSTSQAPKTSPERRATQTIVLLVSCFVVFYCGDFVFSMFLGTSMKNNVVLFNANMFVACGYATISPFVLLTCNRRVIKFLADFLGTRTLKSPQTTMLSASPL; encoded by the coding sequence ATGGACATTGATGTGTCTCAGGGAGTCTGTTACCTCTCCCAGACAGGAGTAGGTATCCTGGGGAACTCTCTCCTCGTCACACTctacctcacttcattcctcctgggttccaaaccgaagcccacagacctgaccatcatccacctggccctggtccacacCGTGATGCTTCTTACAAGGTGGATCGTCACAGCAGCAGGGATGCTGGGGCTGCAGCTTGTCCGgaatgatgctgagtgtaagctctttgcctATCTCTACCGCATCACAtgggccctctccatctgcaccaccttcCTCCTGAGCGcggtccaggccatcaccatcagtcctagcacctcctttctgttccagctcaaggttcagatcccaaATGCCATTCACCCggtcttagccatcttgtggattcccaactcGCTGATAAGCACCAATCTTCTGTTCCAAATGTTTGCCTCTTCCAGTACAACCAACATGGATGCCAACTGTTATTTGGTGCCTATAAACACACTCCTCCAAAGGCTGATTCTCACCTTCATGGCTCTTCGTGACATCCTGTCCttggggctcatgagctgctgcagtgggtacatggtccttctcctgcaccgACACAGGCACCAGCTTCAGCATGTTCACAGTACCAGCCAAGCCCCCAAAACCTCGCCTGAGAgacgagccacccagaccattgtgCTGCTGGTGAGTTGCTTTGTAGTCTTCTACTGTGGAGACTTTGTCTTTTCCATGTTTCTAGGGACATCCATGAAGAATAATGTTGTCCTCTTTAATGCTAACATGTTTGTGGCCTGCGGATATGCCACTATCAGCCCCTTTGTGTTGCTCACCTGTAACAGAAGGGTCATTAagttcctagctgattttctggggaCTAGAACCCTCAAATCCCCTCAGACCACAATGCTATCTGCCAGCCCTCTTTGA